A window from Rhinolophus sinicus isolate RSC01 linkage group LG01, ASM3656204v1, whole genome shotgun sequence encodes these proteins:
- the NFKBIZ gene encoding NF-kappa-B inhibitor zeta isoform X2: MGVGRQQRGPFQGVRVKNSVKELLLHIRSHKQKSSSGQPVDDFKTQGVNREQFTELMNAVSYSGKRKGPESSDGSACKRPASLHTQFLTPPQTPTPAESMEDVHHNESKQDSSADLLQNIINIKNECNPVSLNTVQVSWMSPVVVPQSSPREQCQDFHGGQVFSPPQKYQPFQVSSNPHMMDQASMYQYPQNQNMQQQQPQHYTHNPTLEYNPYSRTSQSPNYEPNLFDSQEPQFCPNQSFASLLSSHGECENVAAPVQTSPSVQQQNDAHLQNFSVMPHSASEAMLGHEAGSVPLSTSLPFQNIVGSPMNTTQLGKSFFQWQVEQEESKLANICQDQFLSKDADGDTFLHIAVAQGRRALSYVLARKMNALHMLDIKEHNGQSAFQVAVAANQHLIVQDLVNLGAQVNTTDCWGRTPLHVCAEKGHSQVLQAIQKGAAMSNQFVDLEATNYDGLTPLHCAVVAHNAVVHELQRNQQPHSPEVQELLLKNKSLVDTIKCLIQMGAAVEAKDRKSGRTALHLAAEEANLELIRLFLELPSCLSFVNAKAYNGNTALHVAASLQYRVTQLDAVRLLMRKGADPSTRNLENEQPVHLVPDGPVGEQIRRILKGKSIQQRAPPY; encoded by the exons ATGGGGGTTGGAAGGCAGCAAAGAGGACCCTTTCAAGGTGTTCGTGTGAAGAACTCGGTGAAAGAACTCTTACTGCACATCCGAAGTCATAAACAGAAGTCTTCTTCTGGTCAACCCGTGGATGATTTTAAG acACAAGGTGTGAACAGAGAGCAGTTCACAG AATTGATGAACGCAGTATCAtatagtgggaagaggaaaggaccTGAGTCGTCTGATGGATCAGCTTGCAAAAGGCCAGCTTCCTTACATACCCAGTTTTTG acaCCACCTCAAACACCAACGCCTGCGGAGAGCATGGAAGATGTTCACCACAATGAATCCAAACAGGACAGCAGTGCCGATCTGCTTCAGAACATTATCAACATCAAGAATGAATGCAACCCGGTTTCCCTGAATACTGTCCAAGTTAGCTGGATGAGCCCCGTGGTGGTCCCTCAGAGCTCTCCCCGAGAGCAGTGTCAGGACTTCCATGGAGGCCAGGTCTTCTCTCCACCTCAGAAATACCAGCCATTCCAAGTCAGCAGCAACCCACACATGATGGATCAGGCTTCCATGTACCAGTATCCTCAGAACCAGAacatgcagcagcagcagccgcagcACTACACCCACAACCCAACTCTGGAATACAACCCTTATTCCAGAACTTCCCAGTCCCCCAACTATGAACCAAACCTCTTTGATAGTCAAGAACCACAGTTCTGCCCAAATCAAAGTTTTGCGTCCCTTCTAAGTAGTCATGGGGAATGTGAGAATGTTGCTGCTCCCGTTCAGACTTCCCCCAGTGTTCAGCAACAAAATGATGCCCACCTGCAAAACTTCAGCGTGATGCCACATAGTGCCAGTGAGGCCATGCTAGGGCACGAGGCAGGCTCTGTCCCTTTAAGCACCTCACTGCCATTCCAGAACATCGTCGGAAGTCCAATGAACACCACACAGTTAGGGAAGTCATTTTTTCAGTGGCAAGTAGAGCAGGAGGAAAGCAAGTTGGCAAATATCTGCCAGGACCAGTTCCTTTCAAAGGATGCAGATGGTGACAC GTTCCTCCATATTGCTGTTGCCCAAGGGAGAAGGGCACTTTCCTATGTCCTTGCAAGGAAGATGAATGCGCTTCACATGCTGGATATTAAAGAGCATAATGGGCAG AGTGCCTTTCAGGTGGCAGTGGCTGCCAATCAGCATCTCATTGTGCAGGATCTGGTGAACCTTGGGGCCCAGGTGAACACCACCGACTGCTGGGGGAGGACCCCTCTGCACGTCTGTGCTGAGAAGGGCCACTCACAAGTGCTGCAG gCAATTCAGAAAGGTGCGGCAATGAGCAATCAGTTTGTGGATCTTGAAGCCACTAACTATGACG GCCTGACTCCTCTACACTGTGCGGTTGTGGCCCATAATGCTGTGGTGCACGAGCTCCAGCGAAACCAACAGCCTCACTCACCTGAAGTTCAGGAACTTTTACTGAAGAACAAGAGTCTGGTTGACACCATTAAGTGTCTGATTCAAATGGGAGCAGCAGTGGAAGCCAAG GATCGTAAAAGTGGCCGCACAGCCCTGCATTTGGCAGCTGAGGAAGCAAATCTGGAACTCATTCGCCTCTTTTTGGAGCTGCCCAGTTGCCTGTCTTTTGTGAATGCAAAG gcTTACAATGGAAACACTGCCTTGCATGTTGCTGCCAGCCTGCAGTATCGGGTGACACAGCTGGATGCAGTCCGTCTGTTGATGAGGAAGGGAGCTGACCCAAGTACTCGGAACTTGGAGAACGAACAGCCAGTGCATTTGGTTCCCGATGGCCCTGTGGGAGAGCAG ATCCGACGCATCCTGAAGGGGAAGTCCATTCAGCAGAGAGCTCCACCATATTAG
- the NFKBIZ gene encoding NF-kappa-B inhibitor zeta isoform X1: MIVDKLLDDGRGGEGLRDAAGDCGLMTSPLNLAYFYGASPPAAAPGACDASCSASGPSAPGSPGSDSSDFSSASSVSSCGAVESRPRGGAGAERLQVEPHMGVGRQQRGPFQGVRVKNSVKELLLHIRSHKQKSSSGQPVDDFKTQGVNREQFTELMNAVSYSGKRKGPESSDGSACKRPASLHTQFLTPPQTPTPAESMEDVHHNESKQDSSADLLQNIINIKNECNPVSLNTVQVSWMSPVVVPQSSPREQCQDFHGGQVFSPPQKYQPFQVSSNPHMMDQASMYQYPQNQNMQQQQPQHYTHNPTLEYNPYSRTSQSPNYEPNLFDSQEPQFCPNQSFASLLSSHGECENVAAPVQTSPSVQQQNDAHLQNFSVMPHSASEAMLGHEAGSVPLSTSLPFQNIVGSPMNTTQLGKSFFQWQVEQEESKLANICQDQFLSKDADGDTFLHIAVAQGRRALSYVLARKMNALHMLDIKEHNGQSAFQVAVAANQHLIVQDLVNLGAQVNTTDCWGRTPLHVCAEKGHSQVLQAIQKGAAMSNQFVDLEATNYDGLTPLHCAVVAHNAVVHELQRNQQPHSPEVQELLLKNKSLVDTIKCLIQMGAAVEAKDRKSGRTALHLAAEEANLELIRLFLELPSCLSFVNAKAYNGNTALHVAASLQYRVTQLDAVRLLMRKGADPSTRNLENEQPVHLVPDGPVGEQIRRILKGKSIQQRAPPY; the protein is encoded by the exons ATGATCGTGGACAAGCTGCTGGACGACGGCCGCGGCGGAGAGGGGCTGCGGGACGCGGCCGGCGACTGCGGCCTCATGACCAGCCCGCTCAACCTGGCCTACTTCTACGGCGCGTCCCCGCCCGCCGCGGCCCCGGGCGCCTGCGACGCCAGCTGCTCGGCGTCGGGGCCGTCGGCGCCCGGCTCGCCCGGCTCCGACTCCTCCGACTTCTCCTCCGCCTCGTCCGTGTCGTCCTGCGGGGCGGTGGAGTCCCGGCCGAGAGGCGGCGCTGGCGCGGAGCGGCTGCAAG TTGAGCCCCATATGGGGGTTGGAAGGCAGCAAAGAGGACCCTTTCAAGGTGTTCGTGTGAAGAACTCGGTGAAAGAACTCTTACTGCACATCCGAAGTCATAAACAGAAGTCTTCTTCTGGTCAACCCGTGGATGATTTTAAG acACAAGGTGTGAACAGAGAGCAGTTCACAG AATTGATGAACGCAGTATCAtatagtgggaagaggaaaggaccTGAGTCGTCTGATGGATCAGCTTGCAAAAGGCCAGCTTCCTTACATACCCAGTTTTTG acaCCACCTCAAACACCAACGCCTGCGGAGAGCATGGAAGATGTTCACCACAATGAATCCAAACAGGACAGCAGTGCCGATCTGCTTCAGAACATTATCAACATCAAGAATGAATGCAACCCGGTTTCCCTGAATACTGTCCAAGTTAGCTGGATGAGCCCCGTGGTGGTCCCTCAGAGCTCTCCCCGAGAGCAGTGTCAGGACTTCCATGGAGGCCAGGTCTTCTCTCCACCTCAGAAATACCAGCCATTCCAAGTCAGCAGCAACCCACACATGATGGATCAGGCTTCCATGTACCAGTATCCTCAGAACCAGAacatgcagcagcagcagccgcagcACTACACCCACAACCCAACTCTGGAATACAACCCTTATTCCAGAACTTCCCAGTCCCCCAACTATGAACCAAACCTCTTTGATAGTCAAGAACCACAGTTCTGCCCAAATCAAAGTTTTGCGTCCCTTCTAAGTAGTCATGGGGAATGTGAGAATGTTGCTGCTCCCGTTCAGACTTCCCCCAGTGTTCAGCAACAAAATGATGCCCACCTGCAAAACTTCAGCGTGATGCCACATAGTGCCAGTGAGGCCATGCTAGGGCACGAGGCAGGCTCTGTCCCTTTAAGCACCTCACTGCCATTCCAGAACATCGTCGGAAGTCCAATGAACACCACACAGTTAGGGAAGTCATTTTTTCAGTGGCAAGTAGAGCAGGAGGAAAGCAAGTTGGCAAATATCTGCCAGGACCAGTTCCTTTCAAAGGATGCAGATGGTGACAC GTTCCTCCATATTGCTGTTGCCCAAGGGAGAAGGGCACTTTCCTATGTCCTTGCAAGGAAGATGAATGCGCTTCACATGCTGGATATTAAAGAGCATAATGGGCAG AGTGCCTTTCAGGTGGCAGTGGCTGCCAATCAGCATCTCATTGTGCAGGATCTGGTGAACCTTGGGGCCCAGGTGAACACCACCGACTGCTGGGGGAGGACCCCTCTGCACGTCTGTGCTGAGAAGGGCCACTCACAAGTGCTGCAG gCAATTCAGAAAGGTGCGGCAATGAGCAATCAGTTTGTGGATCTTGAAGCCACTAACTATGACG GCCTGACTCCTCTACACTGTGCGGTTGTGGCCCATAATGCTGTGGTGCACGAGCTCCAGCGAAACCAACAGCCTCACTCACCTGAAGTTCAGGAACTTTTACTGAAGAACAAGAGTCTGGTTGACACCATTAAGTGTCTGATTCAAATGGGAGCAGCAGTGGAAGCCAAG GATCGTAAAAGTGGCCGCACAGCCCTGCATTTGGCAGCTGAGGAAGCAAATCTGGAACTCATTCGCCTCTTTTTGGAGCTGCCCAGTTGCCTGTCTTTTGTGAATGCAAAG gcTTACAATGGAAACACTGCCTTGCATGTTGCTGCCAGCCTGCAGTATCGGGTGACACAGCTGGATGCAGTCCGTCTGTTGATGAGGAAGGGAGCTGACCCAAGTACTCGGAACTTGGAGAACGAACAGCCAGTGCATTTGGTTCCCGATGGCCCTGTGGGAGAGCAG ATCCGACGCATCCTGAAGGGGAAGTCCATTCAGCAGAGAGCTCCACCATATTAG